From the genome of Deltaproteobacteria bacterium:
GGACAAAGGTCTACCGCGCGCCAGGGCCGGTTCGCGGCGTTCGCGCGCGCGGCCTGAAGTGCGTGCCCCGGACCGCCCTCGTGCACCGCGAGCAGCAGCCGCCGCCCCGGATCGCGCAGCAGCGGGGAGGCCGCGTTCACCACCACGAGCGAGGGCTCATCGGGGCGCAGCGGCCGCGCGGTGAACACGGCCGCGTTCGGAATGCTCGACTCTAGCCCGGGCGGCACCGCGAGCACCTCGAACCGGGCGCCGCTCGCAGGAAGTCCGGCCAGCTTCCACACGCCCTCGGTGAGCTCGAGCTCGGTGCGCAGCGCGTCGCGGAGCACGTCGGGCGGGAAGTCCTGCGGCTGCGGCTCGGACGACTTGGCGAGCGCGTCGCGAAGGCGGGCGATCTCCGCGTCGGCTTCTTCAGCGATCTCGTCGGGCAATGCGTCGATCGCGCGCGCATGCAGGAGCTGCTCGAGCGCCTCGCGGCCGAGCGGGCCGAGCGACGAGCCCGGCCTCAGCGCGTCGAGCCAGGCCTGGTGCTCGGCGAGCGCGAGCAGCGCGGCCTGGAGCGCATGAACGGAGACGACGTCGGCGAGCGCGTCGACCTGCTCGCGCAGTCCCTGGCACGCGTCACGCGCGAGCTCGAGCGCGCGGGGATCCGGCGAGTCGCGACCCTCGCGGCCAGGCGGGAGCACGCGCGGCAATGAGGTGAGCCACGCATCGAGCGTCTCCTTCGCGCCCGGCTCGCTCTCGGCGACGAGCGCCTCGCGAAGCAGCAGCGCGCCCAGCTCGGACAGCACGTCGGGGTTCTTCTTCCAGCGGCCGCTCTCGAAGAGGTGCGCGAAGCAGTCGGCCGCGCGGGTCACCAGTGTGGCGTCGAGCCCGGTGGCGTCGCGGGCGAGCGCGCGAATCGAGGCGATGCGCTCCTGCGCGAGACCGGGCGCGAGCGAGCTCAGCGGCCGGGCCTCGGGCGCGCCCGCGAAGGCAGCCAGCTCGGGCCAGAGGTCGCAGAGCGTCTGGAATCCGAACTCGAGGCTCACGGTGACGGCGCCAGGGTGCGGAGGTAGTTGCGCGCGGTGTCCGGCGCGATGACCACGGCCACATCTCCCTCGCGCCAGCTCGCGGAATCGCGAAGCGCAGCGGCCACGGCCGTGCCTGCCGATAGGCCGATCAGCAAACCTTCTTCACGGGCCACGCGCTGGGCGATCGAAATCGACTCGGTGTCTTCCACGCGGTGCCGCGCGTCGACACGCACGCCGCCAAAGTTCTCGGAAGGATCTTCGTCGGTGATGCCTTCCACGACCGTCGGCTCCTGCGCAGGCTGCCCCACGACCAGCCGAAGCGATGGATTCCGCTCGCGGAGAAAGCGCGTCGTGCCCGAGAGCGTGCCGCTCGTGCCGATGCAGCCCACGAGCACATCGACGCGCCCCGCACAGTCGCGCCAGAGCTCGGGCCCCGTGGTGTCGAAGTGCGCGTCCGGGTTGGCGAGGTTCTCGAACTGACCCAACCGGTGCGCGCCGGGCCGCTCCTTCGCCATTCGCTCGGCCACCGCGACGTAGCTCTCGGGATGCTCCAGCGGCAGGTCGGGTGGGGTGAGCACGATCTCGGCGCCGAGCAGTCGAAGCACGGCCTGCTTGTCGGCGCTCGCGTTGCGCGGCATGGCCACCACGGCCTTGTAGCCGCGCGCTGCTGCCACCAGGGCGAGCCCGATGCCGGTGTTGCCGGCCGTGCCTTCCACGAGCGTCGCGCCGGGCTTCAGCGCTCCCGCCTGCTCGGCCGCGAGGACCATGGACTTCACCGCGCGGTCCTTCGCCGAGCCGCCCGGGTTCTGCGCCTCGAGCTTGAGCAACAGCGTGCCGCGAAGGGGGCGCACGCGCTGGAGCGTCACCAGTGGCGTTTCGCCGATGGCGCCGAGGATCGAGTCGAGCCGCATGCCCCGCAGGATATCCGCACCCGCGGCCGGTGGGCGTTCGAATCAGGGCGCGCGCTGCGCCAGCGCTTCGCCTTGGGACAGAGCGGGAGGCGGCCGGAGCGTCCGCTCGACGATCTTCCGCGCCGCCGCACCCGCAGCCGCGGTGAGCACCGAGAGCACCAGGCGCACCGGCAGCGACGGCTCACCGCCGGCCACGCGCTCGGGATGATCGATGGCGCGCCTCGCCGCCTTGCGCGCCCGACGGATCTTCGCCCGCGGCCGCTGCTGCTCGCGGCGCTGCGCGATGGCGAAGGCCGCGAGCCCCGCGAGGGCGAGCACACCCACCGTCGCAGCGATGGCCACCGGGAGCGCGTGCTGCTTGAGCTGCGTGGGCAGGTCCATGAGCTGCTTGCGTCGTCGATCGAGCTCCTCCACGGCGCCGCCGAGCTCGGTGCGCAGCGCGGCGATCTCGTCCTGCAGCCGGTCGGTGTTGACGGACGTCGCTTCCTTCACGAGAGCCTCCGCTTGGCCCAATCCACGTTGTCCTGCAGGTTCTGCCGGGTGGCCGAGAGCGGCTTGTCCACCTTGTGCGCCCACGCCCAGAAGGCGAGGCCGCCGGCGACCAACAAGAGCGCCAATCCCACCAGCAGCGCCGCGAGCCATGGCGCGATGACCAGCCCCACGGCCAGCGCGCCCGCCACGAAGAGCACGCACACGCCCCACACCGCGAGCATGGCCGCGGCGCCCGCGCCCTTCAGCGAGCCGAGCTCGGTCTTGACGTCCTGGCGAAGCTCGGCGCGCGCGAGCTGAACCTCCTTGCGCGCCAGCATCTGGGCCTTCTCCGCGATCTCGCGCACCAGCTCGGCCGTGCCTTGCTCGGCGCGGATTCGTCCACCGTTTGGCGCCTCGCGCTCGCCCAGCGACATGTCGCGGTCTCCAATCTTAACCAGATGGTTATGTCGTCACGGCCACGGGTCTTTTTCGGGGTGGGCCATGGGCGGCATGCGCGCCTCGGGCGGTGAGCCGCGCGGTTCGTCTGGGGTGAACGGGTCCCGGATGCCCTCGACGGCACCCAGTCTGTCGTCCATCTCCGAAGGCAGGCGGTCGGCGCTCGCGGCCATGCTGGTGCGCGCCTGGGCGGCGAGCCCGGGGTTGGCCTGGGCGCCGAGGCGATGCTCGCGGTCCGCGCGGGCGAGGGCGTCGAGCTCCTCGCGGGCCTCGGCGCTGGCCCGGCCGGAGTGCCAGGGCGTCCAGTTCGGGCTGCGCGGGGCGTCGGCGCGGTACTGCTCGGCGGGGCGGCGCAGGAAGACCTCGGAGCCGGAGACGGAGGCCACCTCGTCCATGCCCACCGTGAAGTCGCGAACCTTGAAGAGGCCCGACTCCACCACCAGCTCGTCGCTGTCGCAGCGGACGACCTTTCCGATCTTGTGGCCGTCGGAGCCCCGGACCTGCTTGCCCTTGCAGTCGATCAACATGGAGATGCGCCTCCGCGACAAAGCTAGGGACGATGGCGCCGAGCGGCCGAGCAGCCGAGCAGGCGAGCGCCCGAGCGCTTCAAGGGATGCCGCGGGTGCTCGAGCCCGGGGTGAGGCCGACCTCGTGCGCTTGCTCCGGGCCGCCGAGGATGGCGCGGGCGCGGTGGGCCTTCTCGGCGTCCCAGTGGCCGTCGTCGACGTCGCCGCCGGCGCGGTAGTAGGCGGCGCTCTCGTGGAGGTGCGCCGTTCCTTCTTCGACGCGCTTCACCTCGTCGTAGGGGATGAACGTATCGCGCGGGAAGATCACCCCGGCCTCGACGGTGAAGTAGTCGTCGTCGCAGCGGATGATGCGGCCCACGCGGCGGTCGTCGCTGCCGCGGGCGGTGAGGCCCAGAAGCTCTTGTCGTGCTGGCTGCATGGTCGCTCCTTCGTCAGCGGCGCTTGCGGGTGACGCCGCCGCGGTGGGTGCCGCGCGCGCCCTTCACGATGCGGTCCGAGTCGTCGTCGGCGCTGCCCTCGGCCTCGACGTCGGGCGGCTCCACGGGTGGGCCGGGCGGCAGCTTGTTGGGCCCGATGCTGCTCGCGCGCAGGCCTGGCGCGGTGGCGTCGTTGGGGCGCTCCGGGTCGTCGCCGAGCTCGGCGCCCGGCTGCAGCTCGGCGATGGGCGGCTCGCCATCGACGGTCACGTCGTGCAGGCGACCGTCCTGGATACCGGCCGGCGCGGCGCCTGGCTCCACGGCGAGCTGGCGGTACCACGCCGCCCCGCGCCTCAGGACCACGGCGTCGCCCTCGGTGCGCAAGAGGTCGCCGTGGGGCACCTCCAGCCGCCCCAGGTCCGGCACGTCGAGGATCAAGCGATCGGCGCGAAGCTCCACCAGGGTGCCCACGCGGACGCCGTCGAATCCCAGGGCCTCGCGTCCGCGCAGCTCGTCTTGGCTCTCCATGCGGGCAACATGCGCACGTGCCAGGCGGGCTGAAACCCTCGATCGGGAAGCGGGAGGGCGGGGATGGGCGCACACGGCCGTCGCCCGCGGGGCACCGGCAGGATCGCGGGTGGCTCGGCCTTCCCCGCTTCACCCGGACGCGCACTTGCTTGGGGAACGGTACCGGTGATCGGTGTGCGGTGATCGGCGCCGAGCACCCGACGCAACATCTCGCATCATCGCTTCCGCTTGTGCCGCGCGGCTGCCTTCGGCCGGTGCCGCCGCTCTCCCTTCGCCTCCGACGCTCCCTTCGACCGCGACCGCACCTCCGCCAGGCTCGCCGCGAGTACGTCGGCCAGGCTGCCGCTCGGAGCCGGCTTCACCGCTTCCTCTTCCACCACCAGCTCCTGACCCGCCGCCTTGCGCTCGATCATCGCCAGCACCTTGTCCCGGTAGTCGTCGCGGTACTTGGTGGGATCGAACTCGGTGGCCAGGCCGTCCACCAGCTTCTTGGCCATCTCCAGCTCGCGCGCGGTGGGCTCCGTCGCATCGGCCTCGGCAAGCCCGGGCAGATCATTCGGATCGGCCACCTCGTCCGCCCAGTGCATGGTGGAGAGCACCAGCGCACGCCCCACCGGCCGCAGCGCGCAGAGGTACTGCTTCGTCCGCAGCACCACCTTGGCCAGGCCCACGCGGCCGGCGTCGGCCATCGCGCGCTGAAGGAGCGCGTACGAGCGCCCGGCCTTTTCATCCGGCGCGAGCAGGTAGCTCGCGTCGAAGTACATGGGGTCGATCTCCGAGAGCTCGACGAAGTCTTCGATGTCGATCGAACGCGAGCTCCGCGGCGCGAACTTGGCCAGCTCCTCGCGGGTCACCGGCACGTACTGGTGCTTCGAGAGCGGATATCCCTTCACGATGTGGTCGTACGAGACCTCCTCGCCGTCGTT
Proteins encoded in this window:
- a CDS encoding DUF885 family protein — protein: MSLEFGFQTLCDLWPELAAFAGAPEARPLSSLAPGLAQERIASIRALARDATGLDATLVTRAADCFAHLFESGRWKKNPDVLSELGALLLREALVAESEPGAKETLDAWLTSLPRVLPPGREGRDSPDPRALELARDACQGLREQVDALADVVSVHALQAALLALAEHQAWLDALRPGSSLGPLGREALEQLLHARAIDALPDEIAEEADAEIARLRDALAKSSEPQPQDFPPDVLRDALRTELELTEGVWKLAGLPASGARFEVLAVPPGLESSIPNAAVFTARPLRPDEPSLVVVNAASPLLRDPGRRLLLAVHEGGPGHALQAARANAANRPWRAVDLCPIPGLGAGLFAGELMEGWAHFAEARYAELFPDDPLISRAVKREALWRAVRARADIGYARGELDANAAARLLVEKAGLTERDALAEVDDFRLNPTYGLSYFWGKRELRRLRAESKLPEAKLYARLLDEGLCPLALSGGGR
- a CDS encoding cysteine synthase family protein; protein product: MRLDSILGAIGETPLVTLQRVRPLRGTLLLKLEAQNPGGSAKDRAVKSMVLAAEQAGALKPGATLVEGTAGNTGIGLALVAAARGYKAVVAMPRNASADKQAVLRLLGAEIVLTPPDLPLEHPESYVAVAERMAKERPGAHRLGQFENLANPDAHFDTTGPELWRDCAGRVDVLVGCIGTSGTLSGTTRFLRERNPSLRLVVGQPAQEPTVVEGITDEDPSENFGGVRVDARHRVEDTESISIAQRVAREEGLLIGLSAGTAVAAALRDSASWREGDVAVVIAPDTARNYLRTLAPSP
- a CDS encoding phage holin family protein, which translates into the protein MSLGEREAPNGGRIRAEQGTAELVREIAEKAQMLARKEVQLARAELRQDVKTELGSLKGAGAAAMLAVWGVCVLFVAGALAVGLVIAPWLAALLVGLALLLVAGGLAFWAWAHKVDKPLSATRQNLQDNVDWAKRRLS
- a CDS encoding Ku protein, yielding MPSRPIWSGAVSFGLVNVPVKLYSATSQKELRFHMLHDKDGGRIREKRVCENDGEEVSYDHIVKGYPLSKHQYVPVTREELAKFAPRSSRSIDIEDFVELSEIDPMYFDASYLLAPDEKAGRSYALLQRAMADAGRVGLAKVVLRTKQYLCALRPVGRALVLSTMHWADEVADPNDLPGLAEADATEPTARELEMAKKLVDGLATEFDPTKYRDDYRDKVLAMIERKAAGQELVVEEEAVKPAPSGSLADVLAASLAEVRSRSKGASEAKGERRHRPKAAARHKRKR